Proteins from one Dromiciops gliroides isolate mDroGli1 chromosome 6, mDroGli1.pri, whole genome shotgun sequence genomic window:
- the BTBD18 gene encoding BTB/POZ domain-containing protein 18 isoform X2 has translation MHNPAKQILTEPYLKECHVELITSLAGGEAVPAHCCILSACSPFFTERLERERPAQGRKVVLELGGLKIGTLRKLVDFLYTSEMEVSREEAQDVLLAARQLRVSELESLQLEGGKLVRAAQGRRLNRECLQPPPSTPISARVVGPSRRPRTPLPPPQAACTPGTGKPKPLGKEDAQEESKGQNTENLAGPFPTKGKPRICPPTEVESSSPKDQSQEPKENKQVPGPVAAELLPPSPTVDEPLLPRKIRLSRSKLSPDVCPAKSLSTVTGPRSAPTPPSRRLWRQKTSSKEVTEEEQGPGKATLLEGTSSPSLPTKVGGNKKRSPEARAHSSDSAEEGQVGRVKLRKIVNGSCWEVVQESPSRDSQESQPTPGPEGESAEETQGPGMVLMEEEDKPSVEIGLCPLDSPACSGLQETLLPTIQFPEQAVVKTEFPDISDMVEKEAEALLGGDCREPYEFVPSLLGQPCEAEEYRITSAAATSELEEILDFMLCDSDIGPSVDSLESPRAGNSRTPTYPLTEPEKNWVEGEEWCLPDVELWPREFAGLEKDPVKIREEKVSVEPLSPLVASHVSEGEGLAVSTTWTSEPGTTSTQPDGQGEKLLCTQSPVHFHTPYGDLSPPCSSWVDTSYGKPSVTDDTLYPEGDSVVACPEIKEEELEDSEKLGLSPGSLEEEGEIDVVDWTARVGQVPFHGLSVWPDPSSESETEVDILT, from the exons ATGCataatccagcaaaacaaattctgaccGAACCGTATCTGAAAGAATGTCATGTTGAGCtcatcacctctctggcaggag GTGAGGCAGTGCCAGCTCACTGCTGCATCCTCTCAGCCTGCAGCCCCTTCTTCACTGAACGCCTGGAGCGAGAGCGGCCTGCCCAGGGCCGGAAGGTGGTGTTAGAACTGGGGGGCCTGAAGATTGGCACTCTCCGAAAGCTGGTGGATTTCCTCTACACCTCAGAGATGGAAGTCTCCCGGGAAGAAGCCCAGGATGTCCTTTTGGCCGCCCGCCAGCTTCGGGTGTCAGAACTAGAGTCGCTGCAGCTGGAAGGTGGAAAGCTGGTGCGGGCAGCACAGGGCAGGCGCTTGAATCGGGAATGCTTGCAGCCCCCACCCAGCACGCCAATCTCTGCCCGGGTGGTGGGACCCAGCCGTCGCCCCCGAactcccctgcctcctccccagGCTGCCTGTACCCCTGGCACTGGGAAGCCGAAACCCTTGGGGAAGGAAGATGCTCAGGAGGAAAGCAAAGGGCAGAACACAGAGAACTTGGCAGGCCCCTTTCCAACGAAGGGGAAACCCAGGATCTGCCCTCCCACAGAGGTAGAAAGCTCTTCACCTAAGGACCAGAGTCAGGAACCCAAGGAGAACAAGCAGGTGCCAGGCCCCGTGGCTGCCGAGCTCCTCCCGCCGAGCCCCACTGTGGATGAACCTCTGTTGCCCAGGAAGATTAGGTTGAGCCGCTCAAAACTCTCTCCTGATGTTTGTCCAGCCAAGTCCCTCAGCACCGTAACAGGGCCCCGTTCAGCCCCCACGCCACCCAGCCGCCGACTCTGGCGACAGAAGACCTCAAGTAAGGAGGTCACAGAAGAAGAGCAGGGGCCAGGAAAGGCCACCCTTCTAGAGGGTACTTCTagtccttcccttcccaccaagGTGGGGGGAAATAAGAAGCGGAGCCCTGAGGCTAGGGCCCATAGCTCAGACTCTGCAGAAGAAGGGCAGGTGGGGCGAGTCAAGCTCCGAAAGATTGTTAATGGGAGCTGCTGGGAGGTGGTCCAGGAATCTCCTTCCAGGGATTCTCAGGAGAGCCAGCCAACCCCAGGACCAGAGGGAGAATCTGCAGAGGAGACTCAGGGGCCGGGGATGGTCCTCATGGAGGAAGAAGACAAGCCGTCTGTTGAAATCGGTCTGTGCCCATTAGATTCCCCAGCTTGTTCCGGGCTCCAGGAGACGCTGCTGCCCACCATTCAGTTTCCAGAGCAGGCAGTGGTGAAGACAGAATTCCCAGACATCAGTGACATGGTGGAGAAAGAGGCCGAAGCCCTGTTGGGTGGAGACTGCAGGGAGCCCTATGAGTTTGTTCCTTCCTTGTTGGGTCAGCCTTGTGAAGCAGAGGAATACCGCATCACCAGCGCAGCCGCCACCAGCGAGCTCGAGGAAATCTTGGACTTCATGCTTTGTGACTCTGATATCGGCCCTTCGGTAGATTCCCTGGAGAGTCCCAGGGCTGGAAACTCGAGGACCCCCACCTATCCCCTGACTGAGCCTGAAAAGAACTGGGTGGAAGGAGAAGAATGGTGTTTACCAGACGTGGAGCTGTGGCCAAGAGAGTTTGCTGGACTAGAGAAGGACCCGGTCAAAATCAGAGAGGAGAAGGTGTCAGTGGAGCCTCTTAGCCCCCTCGTGGCCTCTCATGTGAGTGAAGGGGAAGGACTAGCTGTGTCCACCACATGGACTTCAGAGCCTGGAACGACCAGCACCCAGCCAGATGGGCAGGGAGAGAAATTGCTCTGTACACAGTCCCCCGTCCACTTCCACACACCCTACGGAGACCTGTCACCTCCCTGCTCCAGCTGGGTGGACACTAGTTACGGGAAACCCTCTGTCACTGATGATACACTATACCCGGAAGGAGACTCAGTAGTGGCATGCCCAGAGATCAAGGAGGAGGAGCTTGAGGACTCAGAGAAGCTAGGACTGTCCCCTGGTAGcctggaagaagaaggagagatcGATGTAGTGGACTGGACAGCACGGGTTGGGCAGGTGCCCTTCCACGGCCTCTCCGTGTGGCCCGACCCCTCCTCGGAATCGGAAACGGAGGTGGATATCTTGACGTAG
- the BTBD18 gene encoding BTB/POZ domain-containing protein 18 isoform X1 codes for MCSSESPKILYRNPRLLRLAFVQLHHQQRSGVFCDVLLQAEGEAVPAHCCILSACSPFFTERLERERPAQGRKVVLELGGLKIGTLRKLVDFLYTSEMEVSREEAQDVLLAARQLRVSELESLQLEGGKLVRAAQGRRLNRECLQPPPSTPISARVVGPSRRPRTPLPPPQAACTPGTGKPKPLGKEDAQEESKGQNTENLAGPFPTKGKPRICPPTEVESSSPKDQSQEPKENKQVPGPVAAELLPPSPTVDEPLLPRKIRLSRSKLSPDVCPAKSLSTVTGPRSAPTPPSRRLWRQKTSSKEVTEEEQGPGKATLLEGTSSPSLPTKVGGNKKRSPEARAHSSDSAEEGQVGRVKLRKIVNGSCWEVVQESPSRDSQESQPTPGPEGESAEETQGPGMVLMEEEDKPSVEIGLCPLDSPACSGLQETLLPTIQFPEQAVVKTEFPDISDMVEKEAEALLGGDCREPYEFVPSLLGQPCEAEEYRITSAAATSELEEILDFMLCDSDIGPSVDSLESPRAGNSRTPTYPLTEPEKNWVEGEEWCLPDVELWPREFAGLEKDPVKIREEKVSVEPLSPLVASHVSEGEGLAVSTTWTSEPGTTSTQPDGQGEKLLCTQSPVHFHTPYGDLSPPCSSWVDTSYGKPSVTDDTLYPEGDSVVACPEIKEEELEDSEKLGLSPGSLEEEGEIDVVDWTARVGQVPFHGLSVWPDPSSESETEVDILT; via the coding sequence GTGAGGCAGTGCCAGCTCACTGCTGCATCCTCTCAGCCTGCAGCCCCTTCTTCACTGAACGCCTGGAGCGAGAGCGGCCTGCCCAGGGCCGGAAGGTGGTGTTAGAACTGGGGGGCCTGAAGATTGGCACTCTCCGAAAGCTGGTGGATTTCCTCTACACCTCAGAGATGGAAGTCTCCCGGGAAGAAGCCCAGGATGTCCTTTTGGCCGCCCGCCAGCTTCGGGTGTCAGAACTAGAGTCGCTGCAGCTGGAAGGTGGAAAGCTGGTGCGGGCAGCACAGGGCAGGCGCTTGAATCGGGAATGCTTGCAGCCCCCACCCAGCACGCCAATCTCTGCCCGGGTGGTGGGACCCAGCCGTCGCCCCCGAactcccctgcctcctccccagGCTGCCTGTACCCCTGGCACTGGGAAGCCGAAACCCTTGGGGAAGGAAGATGCTCAGGAGGAAAGCAAAGGGCAGAACACAGAGAACTTGGCAGGCCCCTTTCCAACGAAGGGGAAACCCAGGATCTGCCCTCCCACAGAGGTAGAAAGCTCTTCACCTAAGGACCAGAGTCAGGAACCCAAGGAGAACAAGCAGGTGCCAGGCCCCGTGGCTGCCGAGCTCCTCCCGCCGAGCCCCACTGTGGATGAACCTCTGTTGCCCAGGAAGATTAGGTTGAGCCGCTCAAAACTCTCTCCTGATGTTTGTCCAGCCAAGTCCCTCAGCACCGTAACAGGGCCCCGTTCAGCCCCCACGCCACCCAGCCGCCGACTCTGGCGACAGAAGACCTCAAGTAAGGAGGTCACAGAAGAAGAGCAGGGGCCAGGAAAGGCCACCCTTCTAGAGGGTACTTCTagtccttcccttcccaccaagGTGGGGGGAAATAAGAAGCGGAGCCCTGAGGCTAGGGCCCATAGCTCAGACTCTGCAGAAGAAGGGCAGGTGGGGCGAGTCAAGCTCCGAAAGATTGTTAATGGGAGCTGCTGGGAGGTGGTCCAGGAATCTCCTTCCAGGGATTCTCAGGAGAGCCAGCCAACCCCAGGACCAGAGGGAGAATCTGCAGAGGAGACTCAGGGGCCGGGGATGGTCCTCATGGAGGAAGAAGACAAGCCGTCTGTTGAAATCGGTCTGTGCCCATTAGATTCCCCAGCTTGTTCCGGGCTCCAGGAGACGCTGCTGCCCACCATTCAGTTTCCAGAGCAGGCAGTGGTGAAGACAGAATTCCCAGACATCAGTGACATGGTGGAGAAAGAGGCCGAAGCCCTGTTGGGTGGAGACTGCAGGGAGCCCTATGAGTTTGTTCCTTCCTTGTTGGGTCAGCCTTGTGAAGCAGAGGAATACCGCATCACCAGCGCAGCCGCCACCAGCGAGCTCGAGGAAATCTTGGACTTCATGCTTTGTGACTCTGATATCGGCCCTTCGGTAGATTCCCTGGAGAGTCCCAGGGCTGGAAACTCGAGGACCCCCACCTATCCCCTGACTGAGCCTGAAAAGAACTGGGTGGAAGGAGAAGAATGGTGTTTACCAGACGTGGAGCTGTGGCCAAGAGAGTTTGCTGGACTAGAGAAGGACCCGGTCAAAATCAGAGAGGAGAAGGTGTCAGTGGAGCCTCTTAGCCCCCTCGTGGCCTCTCATGTGAGTGAAGGGGAAGGACTAGCTGTGTCCACCACATGGACTTCAGAGCCTGGAACGACCAGCACCCAGCCAGATGGGCAGGGAGAGAAATTGCTCTGTACACAGTCCCCCGTCCACTTCCACACACCCTACGGAGACCTGTCACCTCCCTGCTCCAGCTGGGTGGACACTAGTTACGGGAAACCCTCTGTCACTGATGATACACTATACCCGGAAGGAGACTCAGTAGTGGCATGCCCAGAGATCAAGGAGGAGGAGCTTGAGGACTCAGAGAAGCTAGGACTGTCCCCTGGTAGcctggaagaagaaggagagatcGATGTAGTGGACTGGACAGCACGGGTTGGGCAGGTGCCCTTCCACGGCCTCTCCGTGTGGCCCGACCCCTCCTCGGAATCGGAAACGGAGGTGGATATCTTGACGTAG
- the SELENOH gene encoding selenoprotein H, translating into MAPRGRKRKADVTADGEAEKPEKLAQSGDAGAGEARVVIEHCRSURVYARHAEAVGQALRLARPGLSVLLNPGKPRRSSFEVTLQRPDGSRAELWSGIKKGPPRKLKFPEPGQVVEELKKQWA; encoded by the exons ATGGCTCCTCGCGGGAGGAAGCGCAAGGCGGACGTGACGGCGGACGGGGAAGCCGAGAAGCCGGAGAAGCTGGCCCAGAGCGGCGATGCGGGCGCGGGAGAGGCCCGTGTGGTCATCGAGCACTG CCGAAGCTGACGCGTGTACGCGCGCCACGCGGAGGCCGTGGGCCAGGCGCTGCGCCTCGCCCGCCCGGGGCTGTCCGTGCTGCTGAACCCCGGCAAACCCCGCCGGAGCAGCTTCGAGGTGACGCTGCAGCGGCCGGACGGCAGCC GAGCGGAGCTCTGGAGCGGCATCAAGAAGGGCCCCCCGCGGAAGCTGAAGTTCCCTGAGCCGGGGCAGGTGGTGGAGGAGCTTAAGAAGCAGTGGGCCTGA